From a single Gemmatimonadaceae bacterium genomic region:
- a CDS encoding HAD-IC family P-type ATPase produces the protein MRTDPRPPGPGAAGPPWHTRPAADVERALRSGPRGLSPREAAARLAALGPNRIEDEPETPWWMLLLRQLHDPLIYILLAAAGVSVVLRDDSDAIVILAVVILNSLIGFTQEYRARKAMRALARLTSPLAVVVRDGAQRAVPSPALVVGDLVVLASGARVPADLRLVQAQHLAVDESLLTGESVPVEKRTDPLPDMTLLAGDQLNMAFTGTAVARGRGRGLVVRTGADTQLGRIAQTVRATEPVPTPLQESFAQFGRRVGLVILALAALVLLIGLARSMAPADVFLTAVAMAVSAIPEGLPVVLTVTFAIGARRMARRRAIVRALPAVETLGSTTVIGSDKTGTLTRNEMTVRALWAGGRRYEISPAGHVQPPDQPALLATLRIGVLASEADPGAVDGGSADPMERALLAVAARHGLSPADLHQRNPELDVLPFESERRFMVSLRGNGAEMLEHLKGAPEAVFARCTRQRADAGEEPFDRAAADAMAHRFAADGLRVLAMAYRPTTHPEIVPDSLAQGFVFAGLVGLEDPLRPDAAAAVQSARTAGIRVLMITGDHADTARVIGRRLGLGDAVLSGRELDGMIDDELIHALGEVNVYARVSPEQKLRLVQCLKARGDVVAVTGDGVNDAPALRAAHLGIAMGASGSDVAREAADMVLADDNFATITAAIEQGRVVFANVRKATFFLLSTAVAEIAVILGAMVMGWPLPLLAAQILWINLVTDSLEVMALAFERGEPALLTQPPRPRAEGALTPALYLRLGGVGLVLTLGTFAMFWWTLHTTGNLPMARTVALTQMVVFQFYHVFNCRSLDRSVFSTPVWTNPFLVLSTIAVTLAHVAAIYTPFLQRMLRTVPLSAAQWAAILGVGLTVIAAAEADKWARRRR, from the coding sequence ATGCGCACCGACCCTAGACCGCCCGGTCCAGGGGCCGCTGGACCGCCCTGGCACACGCGCCCGGCGGCCGACGTCGAGCGCGCCCTCCGCTCGGGCCCGCGCGGGCTGTCGCCGCGCGAGGCCGCCGCGCGCCTGGCGGCGCTCGGGCCCAATCGCATCGAGGACGAGCCAGAGACCCCGTGGTGGATGCTGCTGCTCCGGCAGTTGCACGATCCGCTCATCTACATCCTGCTGGCCGCGGCAGGCGTGAGCGTGGTGCTGCGCGATGACAGCGACGCGATCGTGATTCTCGCGGTGGTGATCCTGAACTCGCTGATCGGGTTCACGCAGGAGTATCGCGCCCGCAAGGCGATGCGCGCCCTGGCGCGGCTTACGTCGCCGCTCGCCGTGGTCGTGCGCGACGGCGCGCAGCGCGCGGTGCCGAGCCCGGCGCTCGTGGTGGGCGATCTGGTCGTGCTGGCCTCCGGAGCCCGCGTGCCCGCCGACCTGCGCCTCGTGCAGGCCCAGCACCTCGCCGTCGACGAATCCCTGCTCACCGGCGAATCGGTGCCCGTGGAGAAGCGCACCGATCCGCTGCCCGACATGACGTTGCTCGCGGGCGACCAGCTCAACATGGCATTCACTGGCACGGCCGTGGCGCGCGGCAGGGGCCGCGGCCTGGTGGTGCGCACCGGCGCCGATACGCAACTAGGCCGCATCGCGCAGACCGTGCGCGCCACCGAACCCGTCCCCACGCCGCTCCAGGAGTCGTTCGCGCAATTCGGCCGCCGCGTGGGACTGGTGATTCTCGCGCTGGCCGCGCTCGTGCTCCTCATCGGCCTGGCCCGGTCCATGGCGCCCGCCGACGTCTTCCTCACCGCGGTGGCGATGGCTGTCTCGGCCATCCCCGAGGGACTGCCCGTGGTGCTCACGGTGACGTTCGCGATTGGCGCGCGCCGCATGGCCCGCCGCCGCGCCATCGTGCGCGCGCTGCCCGCCGTGGAGACGCTGGGCAGCACCACGGTCATCGGCTCCGACAAGACGGGCACGCTCACCAGGAACGAGATGACCGTGCGCGCGCTCTGGGCGGGCGGCCGGCGCTACGAGATCTCGCCGGCCGGCCACGTCCAGCCGCCGGACCAACCGGCGCTCCTCGCCACACTGCGCATCGGCGTCCTGGCCAGCGAGGCGGATCCCGGCGCGGTGGACGGCGGGAGCGCCGATCCCATGGAGCGCGCGCTGCTCGCCGTGGCGGCGCGCCATGGCCTGTCTCCCGCCGATCTCCATCAACGGAACCCGGAACTGGACGTGCTGCCCTTCGAATCGGAGCGGCGATTCATGGTGTCGCTGCGCGGGAACGGCGCGGAAATGCTGGAACATCTCAAGGGCGCGCCCGAGGCGGTGTTCGCGCGGTGCACGCGCCAGCGCGCCGACGCCGGCGAGGAGCCGTTCGATCGCGCCGCCGCCGACGCGATGGCGCACCGGTTCGCCGCCGACGGCCTGCGCGTGCTCGCGATGGCGTACCGGCCCACGACGCATCCCGAGATCGTCCCCGACTCGCTGGCCCAGGGGTTCGTGTTCGCGGGACTCGTGGGTCTCGAAGACCCGCTGCGCCCCGACGCCGCCGCCGCCGTGCAGAGCGCGCGGACGGCTGGCATTCGCGTGTTGATGATCACCGGCGATCACGCCGACACCGCGCGCGTCATCGGGCGGCGCCTGGGCCTGGGCGACGCGGTGTTGAGCGGACGCGAATTGGACGGCATGATCGACGACGAGTTGATCCACGCCCTGGGCGAGGTGAACGTCTACGCCCGCGTGTCGCCGGAGCAGAAGTTGCGCCTCGTCCAGTGCCTCAAGGCGCGCGGCGACGTGGTGGCCGTCACCGGCGACGGCGTGAACGACGCCCCCGCGCTGCGCGCCGCGCACCTCGGCATCGCCATGGGCGCGAGCGGATCGGACGTGGCCCGCGAGGCGGCCGACATGGTCCTCGCCGACGACAACTTCGCGACCATCACCGCCGCTATCGAGCAGGGACGCGTGGTGTTCGCCAACGTTCGCAAGGCCACGTTCTTTCTCCTGTCCACGGCCGTGGCCGAGATCGCCGTCATCCTGGGCGCGATGGTCATGGGATGGCCGCTGCCGCTCCTCGCGGCGCAGATCCTCTGGATCAACCTCGTCACCGATAGCCTCGAGGTGATGGCCCTCGCGTTCGAGCGGGGAGAGCCCGCCCTGCTTACCCAGCCGCCGCGGCCGCGCGCCGAAGGCGCGCTCACGCCGGCCCTCTACCTCCGCCTGGGCGGCGTGGGACTCGTGCTCACGCTGGGCACGTTCGCCATGTTCTGGTGGACGCTGCACACCACGGGCAACCTCCCCATGGCCCGCACCGTGGCCCTCACGCAGATGGTCGTGTTCCAGTTCTACCACGTGTTCAACTGCCGCTCCCTGGACCGATCGGTGTTCAGCACGCCCGTATGGACCAACCCGTTCCTGGTGCTGAGCACGATCGCCGTGACGCTCGCCCACGTGGCGGCCATCTACACGCCGTTCCTGCAGCGCATGCTGCGCACCGTACCGCTCAGCGCGGCGCAGTGGGCGGCCATCCTGGGCGTGGGCCTCACGGTGATCGCCGCGGCCGAAGCGGACAAATGGGCGCGGCGCCGCCGCTAG
- a CDS encoding CcmD family protein yields MVASNWAFVTASYVITWVVILGYLLHVHRAVQQARAEYERVTGHRPEAGGAA; encoded by the coding sequence ATGGTAGCATCCAACTGGGCATTCGTGACGGCATCGTACGTCATCACGTGGGTCGTGATCCTGGGCTATCTGCTGCACGTGCATCGGGCGGTCCAGCAGGCGCGCGCGGAGTACGAGCGGGTCACGGGACATCGGCCGGAAGCCGGAGGGGCGGCATGA
- the polX gene encoding DNA polymerase/3'-5' exonuclease PolX, with amino-acid sequence MENAEIARLFREMAELLEIEGANAFRIRAYRNAARVVEEHAEPIAALVAHDGARLQELPGIGPDLAAKIQEIARTGSFAALKDARHAAPRGAVELMRVPGIGPSRARMLAQTLGIRSAAGLARAARAGRIRALPGFGPATELKILAELSARAGTESRLPRAVAAQYGESMLAYLREFRGVKRADIAGSFRRGRETVGDLDILVECANGQAVSDHFVAYPEVREVLAQGATRASVVLNSGLQIDLRVLDARSYGAGLYYFTGSKAHNIAVRRMGQKRGLKINEYGVFRGARQTGGRHELDVFRAVGLPWIPPELREDRGEIEAARQKSLPRLVELGDIRGDLQMHSTDSDGRGSLEEMAEAAQAMGYEYIAITDHGPMLRMVRGLDDAGFRRQRKKIDKLNARLNKLTVLAGAEVDIHADGTLDLRADTLSALDIVFVALHAKLDLDPAKQTERVLKALTHPSVDVFAHPTGRLINGRRGARFDFDRVAQACRDHGVMLEVDAQPERLDLDDSAVRSAIGAGAMIIVDTDAHSPNELRFMRWGVDQARRGWAEKSDVANTRSLSRFVKLLHAAR; translated from the coding sequence ATGGAGAATGCGGAGATCGCCCGCCTCTTCCGCGAGATGGCGGAGCTGCTCGAGATCGAGGGGGCGAACGCATTCCGCATCCGGGCCTACCGCAACGCCGCGCGGGTGGTGGAGGAGCACGCCGAACCGATCGCGGCGTTGGTGGCGCACGATGGCGCGCGCCTGCAGGAACTGCCCGGCATCGGCCCCGACCTGGCCGCCAAGATCCAGGAGATCGCGCGCACGGGCTCCTTTGCGGCACTCAAGGATGCCCGGCACGCCGCGCCGCGCGGCGCCGTGGAGTTGATGCGGGTACCGGGGATCGGACCCAGCCGCGCTCGCATGTTGGCCCAGACGCTCGGCATCCGCTCGGCCGCCGGCCTCGCCCGTGCCGCCAGGGCCGGCAGGATCCGCGCCCTCCCCGGCTTCGGCCCCGCCACCGAACTGAAGATCCTCGCCGAACTGTCGGCGCGCGCCGGCACCGAGTCACGCCTCCCGCGCGCCGTGGCCGCCCAGTACGGCGAGTCCATGCTGGCCTACCTCCGCGAATTCAGAGGGGTGAAGCGGGCCGACATCGCGGGCAGCTTCCGCCGCGGGCGCGAGACGGTGGGCGATCTGGACATTCTCGTGGAATGCGCCAACGGTCAGGCCGTCTCCGATCACTTCGTGGCCTACCCCGAAGTGCGCGAGGTGCTGGCCCAGGGCGCCACGCGCGCCTCGGTGGTGCTCAACTCGGGGCTGCAGATCGACCTCCGCGTGCTCGACGCCAGGTCGTACGGCGCCGGCCTGTACTACTTCACCGGCTCCAAAGCGCACAACATCGCCGTGCGCCGCATGGGCCAGAAGCGCGGGCTCAAGATCAACGAGTACGGCGTGTTCCGCGGCGCGCGCCAGACCGGCGGCAGGCACGAGCTCGACGTGTTCCGGGCCGTGGGCCTGCCCTGGATTCCGCCGGAGTTGCGCGAGGATCGCGGCGAGATCGAGGCCGCTCGGCAGAAATCGCTCCCGCGCCTCGTCGAACTCGGCGACATCCGCGGCGATCTTCAGATGCACAGCACCGACAGCGATGGACGCGGCTCCCTGGAGGAGATGGCCGAGGCGGCCCAGGCGATGGGCTACGAATACATCGCCATCACCGACCACGGCCCCATGCTGCGCATGGTCCGCGGGCTCGACGACGCCGGCTTCCGCCGCCAGCGCAAGAAGATCGACAAGCTCAACGCCAGGCTCAACAAGCTCACCGTGCTGGCCGGCGCCGAGGTGGACATCCACGCCGACGGCACGCTCGACCTCCGCGCCGACACGCTCTCGGCCCTCGACATCGTGTTCGTGGCGCTGCATGCCAAGCTCGACCTCGACCCGGCCAAGCAGACCGAGCGCGTGCTCAAGGCGCTCACCCATCCGTCGGTGGATGTGTTCGCGCACCCTACGGGGCGGCTGATCAACGGCCGGCGCGGTGCGCGGTTCGACTTCGATCGCGTGGCCCAGGCCTGCCGCGATCACGGCGTCATGCTCGAGGTGGACGCGCAACCGGAACGGCTGGACCTCGACGACTCCGCGGTGCGCTCGGCCATCGGCGCGGGCGCCATGATCATCGTCGATACCGACGCCCACTCGCCCAACGAGCTGCGGTTCATGCGCTGGGGCGTGGATCAGGCACGGCGGGGCTGGGCGGAGAAGTCCGACGTGGCCAACACGCGGTCCCTCTCGCGGTTCGTGAAGCTGCTGCACGCCGCCCGCTGA
- the ccmA gene encoding heme ABC exporter ATP-binding protein CcmA — translation MATVQSELAIEAHGVARRFGARWVLRGITLELRPGEIVGLLGSNGSGKTTLLRIFGTLLKPSAGTARIYGHDIVREPNDVREDLGFLAHTPGLYDDLTARENLRFAAEMLGQPVGANLDAALERVGLTHVTNERVRGFSAGMQRRLALARLLLRRPRLLLLDEPYSNLDSAGIALMNSIIVEAGHAGGGALVVLHELAPAAGVLDRTITIVNGRVAESAPAPAPRVRIVAGAG, via the coding sequence ATGGCAACTGTTCAATCTGAGTTGGCGATCGAGGCCCATGGTGTGGCGCGCCGGTTCGGCGCGCGATGGGTGCTTCGGGGCATAACACTCGAGCTGAGACCCGGGGAGATCGTGGGGCTGCTGGGCTCCAACGGAAGCGGCAAGACCACGCTCCTCCGCATCTTCGGCACGCTGCTCAAGCCCAGCGCCGGCACCGCCCGCATCTACGGCCACGACATCGTGCGCGAGCCGAATGACGTGCGGGAAGACCTGGGATTCCTCGCCCACACGCCGGGACTGTACGACGATCTCACGGCGCGCGAGAATCTCCGCTTCGCCGCCGAGATGCTCGGGCAGCCGGTGGGCGCCAATCTGGATGCGGCGCTGGAGCGCGTGGGGCTCACCCACGTGACCAACGAACGCGTGCGCGGATTCTCGGCAGGCATGCAGCGCCGGCTGGCGCTGGCGCGGCTGCTGCTGCGCCGCCCACGGCTGCTGCTGCTCGACGAACCGTACAGCAACCTCGACTCGGCGGGCATCGCGCTCATGAATTCCATCATCGTCGAAGCCGGCCATGCGGGCGGCGGGGCGCTCGTGGTGCTCCACGAACTGGCGCCGGCGGCGGGAGTGCTCGACCGCACGATCACGATCGTGAACGGCCGCGTGGCCGAGTCCGCGCCGGCGCCCGCGCCGCGCGTGCGCATCGTGGCGGGAGCGGGCTGA
- the ligA gene encoding NAD-dependent DNA ligase LigA codes for MIDRARRDRALAERLREEIRRHDYLYYVRDKPRVSDAAYDALVRRLRALEARDPALVTPDSPTQRVAGRPSGKFETQRHAAPMLSLDSTRDAGEVARFDARIRKLVGPSVRYLLEPKLDGASMELVYERGRLVRAVTRGTGIQGDAVTANVRTIPSVPLTLRASERPAPRVLVVRGEVMMGLRGFERLNKRLVQRGEEPFANPRNAAAGSLRQLDARITAERPLRIVTYEIMAVDGVALARDEDALQALRAWGLRTTEYTEVARSAADIERYHAAMAARRDRLGYEIDGIVIKVDDLAARRRLGATGHHPRWALAYKFAPRVEITRVEDITVQVGRTGLLTPVALLRPVDVGGVTVSRATLHNASEVKRRDIRVGDMVRLYRAGDVIPEIVERLPSRRGTRHAAFRMPARCPACRARVVSEGPMTWCPNRFGCPAQLKRSLQHFASEGALDVQGVGEETANALVEHGLVRALPDLFRLRAGDLELLDGFAAKSAQALVDEIRNARALELHRFLYALGIPGVGSTVARDLAEQFGTLPALRRATTAELLRTPRLGAVRAAAVRAFLADPRNRRTIAALLAAGVRVTAERPRGGVLSGKRVVFTGGLSSLARPEAKALVEAIGGRVGETVGPDVDFVVVGDRPGEKLERARRSGIREMTEREFLALVRRAGATPRAR; via the coding sequence GTGATCGATCGAGCGCGCCGCGACCGCGCATTGGCCGAGCGGCTCCGCGAGGAGATTCGCCGGCACGACTACCTGTATTACGTGCGCGACAAGCCGCGCGTCTCCGACGCCGCGTACGACGCGCTGGTCCGTCGCCTGCGCGCGCTGGAAGCTCGCGATCCGGCGCTGGTCACCCCCGACTCGCCCACGCAGCGCGTGGCGGGGCGGCCGAGCGGCAAGTTCGAGACGCAGCGCCATGCGGCGCCGATGCTGAGCCTGGACTCCACGCGCGACGCCGGCGAGGTGGCGCGGTTCGATGCCCGCATACGCAAGCTCGTGGGCCCGTCGGTGCGCTATCTGCTCGAGCCCAAGCTCGACGGCGCGTCGATGGAGCTGGTGTACGAGCGTGGGCGGCTGGTGCGCGCCGTGACCCGCGGCACCGGCATCCAGGGCGACGCGGTGACCGCCAACGTGCGCACCATCCCGTCGGTGCCGCTCACGCTGCGGGCGAGCGAGCGGCCGGCGCCTCGCGTGCTGGTGGTGCGCGGCGAGGTGATGATGGGGTTGCGCGGCTTCGAGCGTCTGAACAAGCGGCTCGTGCAGCGGGGCGAGGAGCCGTTCGCCAATCCGCGCAACGCGGCGGCGGGGTCGCTGCGCCAGCTCGACGCGCGGATCACCGCCGAGCGTCCGCTGCGCATCGTGACCTACGAGATCATGGCCGTGGACGGCGTGGCGTTGGCGCGCGACGAGGACGCGTTGCAGGCGTTGCGCGCCTGGGGGCTGCGCACCACCGAGTACACCGAGGTGGCCCGGAGCGCGGCCGACATCGAGCGCTATCACGCGGCGATGGCGGCGCGCCGCGACCGGCTGGGGTACGAGATCGACGGCATCGTGATCAAGGTGGACGACCTGGCGGCGCGGCGCCGCCTTGGCGCCACGGGCCATCACCCGCGCTGGGCGCTGGCTTACAAGTTCGCGCCGCGCGTGGAGATCACGCGCGTGGAGGACATCACGGTGCAGGTGGGGCGCACGGGCCTGCTCACGCCCGTGGCGCTCCTGCGCCCGGTGGACGTGGGCGGCGTGACCGTATCACGGGCCACGCTGCACAATGCGTCGGAGGTGAAGCGGCGCGACATCCGGGTGGGCGATATGGTGCGCCTGTATCGGGCGGGCGACGTGATTCCCGAGATCGTGGAGCGGCTGCCGTCACGCCGCGGCACGCGCCACGCGGCGTTCCGGATGCCGGCGCGCTGTCCGGCCTGCCGGGCGCGGGTGGTGTCGGAGGGGCCGATGACCTGGTGCCCCAACCGCTTCGGGTGTCCGGCGCAGCTCAAGCGCTCGCTGCAGCATTTCGCCTCGGAGGGCGCGCTCGACGTGCAGGGCGTCGGCGAGGAGACGGCCAACGCGCTGGTGGAGCACGGCCTGGTGCGCGCGCTGCCCGATCTGTTCCGGCTCCGCGCCGGCGATCTGGAATTGCTGGACGGGTTCGCCGCCAAATCGGCGCAGGCGCTCGTGGATGAGATCCGGAACGCGCGCGCGCTGGAACTGCACCGCTTCCTGTACGCGTTGGGCATCCCGGGCGTGGGGAGCACGGTGGCCCGCGATCTGGCCGAGCAGTTCGGCACGCTGCCGGCGCTGCGCCGCGCGACCACCGCCGAGCTCCTGCGCACGCCGCGGTTGGGCGCCGTGCGCGCGGCCGCCGTGCGCGCGTTCCTGGCTGATCCGCGCAATCGTCGCACCATCGCGGCGTTGCTCGCGGCCGGCGTGCGGGTGACCGCCGAGCGCCCCCGGGGCGGCGTGCTCTCGGGCAAGCGCGTGGTGTTCACCGGCGGCCTGTCGTCGCTCGCGCGGCCCGAGGCGAAGGCGCTGGTGGAGGCGATCGGCGGCCGGGTGGGTGAGACCGTGGGGCCGGACGTGGACTTCGTGGTGGTGGGGGATCGGCCGGGGGAGAAGCTGGAGCGGGCCCGGCGCTCCGGCATTCGCGAGATGACCGAACGCGAATTCCTGGCGCTGGTCAGGCGCGCGGGGGCGACGCCGCGGGCGCGCTGA
- a CDS encoding cobalamin-dependent protein (Presence of a B(12) (cobalamin)-binding domain implies dependence on cobalamin itself, in one of its several forms, or in some unusual lineages, dependence on a cobalamin-like analog.) — MAERTGLTTDVLRVWERRYGAVHPDRTSGRQRFYSDADIERLRLLRLATLRGRSIGQVAHLTTAALARMVEEDALGRARAGGRESDVTHAAGEYVDQALELVRGLDALGLEWLLRRTSAVLGLRPFLESIVAPLLRRVGDEWHAGRLTAAQEHLATAMVRRVVTAITQTMSVAADAPGVVVATMAGERHEIGALLVAATATAEGWRVTYLGSDLPAKDIAEAALATAARAVAVSVVYPADRRQVMQELTEIRGLLPGEVRIFVGGAGAAAISPDLTLAGVRMVEGLADLAAVLAS; from the coding sequence GTGGCCGAACGCACCGGGCTCACCACCGACGTGCTGCGCGTGTGGGAGCGTCGGTATGGCGCCGTGCATCCCGACCGGACCAGCGGCCGGCAACGATTCTATTCCGACGCGGACATCGAGCGTCTGAGGCTGCTGCGCCTGGCCACGCTCCGCGGGCGGAGCATCGGCCAGGTGGCGCACCTGACCACGGCAGCGCTGGCGCGGATGGTGGAGGAGGACGCGCTCGGGCGCGCGCGCGCCGGCGGCCGGGAATCGGACGTCACGCATGCCGCCGGCGAGTACGTGGACCAGGCGCTCGAGCTGGTGCGCGGTCTCGACGCGCTGGGGCTGGAGTGGCTGCTCCGTCGCACCTCGGCGGTGCTCGGGCTGCGCCCATTCCTGGAGTCGATCGTCGCGCCGTTGCTGCGGCGGGTGGGCGACGAGTGGCACGCCGGGCGGCTGACCGCGGCGCAGGAGCATCTGGCCACGGCCATGGTGCGGCGGGTGGTCACCGCCATAACGCAGACGATGAGCGTGGCCGCCGACGCGCCGGGGGTGGTGGTGGCCACGATGGCCGGCGAGCGACACGAGATCGGGGCGCTGCTCGTGGCGGCGACGGCCACCGCCGAAGGGTGGCGCGTGACCTACCTGGGCAGCGATCTCCCGGCCAAGGACATCGCCGAGGCGGCGCTCGCCACCGCGGCACGGGCCGTGGCGGTGAGCGTGGTGTACCCGGCGGACCGGCGCCAGGTGATGCAGGAGCTGACCGAGATCCGCGGCCTGTTGCCGGGAGAGGTGCGCATCTTCGTGGGCGGGGCCGGCGCCGCCGCGATCTCACCCGACCTGACGCTCGCGGGCGTGCGGATGGTGGAGGGGCTGGCCGATCTGGCGGCGGTGCTGGCGTCCTAG
- a CDS encoding cytochrome c maturation protein CcmE translates to MSKRNWGILAAVVLVATFGWLLYGGLNKNVVFFLTPKELLAKGADGYDMPVRLGGMVKPGSVKWDEKTMHLQFEVSDDSGTVAVHEVGAPPQMFQPGMGVVVEGKFGRDNVFQATNLMVKHSNEYHPPKPGEKPEEMYKTLIKGSTP, encoded by the coding sequence ATGAGCAAGCGCAACTGGGGAATCCTCGCCGCGGTGGTGTTGGTGGCCACGTTCGGCTGGCTGCTCTACGGCGGCCTGAACAAGAACGTGGTGTTCTTCCTCACCCCCAAGGAGCTGCTGGCCAAGGGCGCCGACGGCTACGACATGCCGGTGCGGCTGGGCGGGATGGTCAAGCCGGGGTCGGTGAAGTGGGACGAGAAGACCATGCACCTGCAGTTCGAGGTCAGCGACGATTCGGGCACGGTGGCGGTGCACGAAGTGGGCGCGCCACCGCAGATGTTCCAGCCCGGGATGGGCGTCGTGGTCGAAGGGAAATTCGGCCGCGACAACGTGTTCCAGGCCACCAACCTGATGGTCAAGCACTCCAACGAGTATCATCCGCCCAAGCCGGGCGAGAAGCCGGAGGAGATGTACAAGACCCTGATCAAGGGATCCACGCCATGA
- a CDS encoding fasciclin domain-containing protein, producing MRTTDSMRGLAAIPLPAGTFRTLVAAMKAADLWGALQSRGPFTLFAPTDAAFARLPKRALEALLADKTRLSRVLGYHVLPRTVLAAQMVAAGRSRATSLTGQELDIEARHGRVYVNGTRVVRADIPASNGVIHVIDAVVMPKA from the coding sequence ATGCGCACAACCGATTCCATGCGGGGCCTCGCCGCCATCCCACTCCCCGCCGGCACCTTCCGGACATTGGTCGCCGCCATGAAGGCGGCGGACCTCTGGGGCGCGCTGCAGAGCCGGGGCCCGTTCACCCTCTTTGCTCCCACCGACGCCGCCTTTGCCAGGCTCCCCAAACGGGCGCTCGAAGCGCTGCTCGCCGACAAGACGCGACTGTCGCGCGTGCTCGGCTACCACGTGCTGCCGCGCACGGTGCTGGCGGCCCAGATGGTGGCGGCCGGCCGCTCGCGCGCGACCAGCCTGACCGGACAGGAGTTGGACATCGAAGCCCGCCACGGGCGGGTATACGTGAACGGCACCCGGGTGGTGCGGGCCGACATTCCGGCCTCCAACGGGGTGATCCACGTGATCGACGCCGTGGTGATGCCCAAGGCGTAA
- the ccsA gene encoding cytochrome c biogenesis protein CcsA — protein sequence MTAVAHPIDVPRSGRWTLFGVVAFAVLIFTQVFAFVTSPPDANMGQLEKIMYVHVPAAWIMFVCFVIVMVYSLRFLWKGREEDDLLAAAAAEVGATFNGLTLVLGMLWGKPAWGVWWAWDARLTSTLVLFLVFVGYLALRAFVDDPQRRGQWSAAVGILGAINVPIVWMSVTWWRTLHQTPSSAQTMAPAYLAGLWTNAVAFLLIMIYFIRRRYEAACLIRAAEHAAQATALGGLE from the coding sequence ATGACCGCTGTCGCTCATCCCATCGACGTGCCCCGCTCCGGCCGCTGGACCCTGTTCGGCGTCGTGGCCTTCGCCGTCCTGATCTTCACGCAGGTGTTCGCTTTCGTCACCTCGCCGCCCGATGCCAACATGGGGCAGCTGGAGAAGATCATGTACGTCCACGTGCCGGCGGCGTGGATCATGTTCGTGTGTTTCGTGATCGTGATGGTGTACAGCCTCCGCTTCCTCTGGAAGGGGCGCGAGGAGGACGACCTGCTCGCGGCCGCCGCGGCCGAGGTGGGCGCTACATTCAATGGGCTCACGCTGGTCCTGGGCATGCTCTGGGGCAAGCCGGCATGGGGGGTCTGGTGGGCCTGGGACGCGCGGCTGACGTCCACGCTCGTGCTCTTTCTGGTGTTCGTGGGGTATCTGGCGCTGCGGGCGTTCGTGGACGATCCCCAGCGGCGCGGCCAGTGGAGCGCCGCGGTCGGCATCCTCGGCGCGATCAACGTGCCGATCGTGTGGATGTCGGTGACGTGGTGGCGCACGCTCCATCAGACGCCGTCGAGCGCGCAGACCATGGCGCCGGCGTATCTGGCGGGGTTGTGGACCAACGCCGTCGCGTTCCTGTTGATCATGATCTATTTCATTCGTCGACGGTATGAAGCAGCGTGCCTCATCCGGGCCGCGGAACACGCGGCGCAGGCGACGGCACTTGGAGGACTGGAGTGA
- a CDS encoding heme exporter protein CcmB gives MAFRDDVRRIRAIAWKDLTTERRSKAGFNSVAALGVTILVLFGFALGPDAQALREAAPGALWLSALFAGVLAFNRSYQVELESGALDQLLQYPGSRWVIYVGKLAANSIFVGLMLVIVVTAGIALFQIRIPAAWPSLIGVLVLGAVGLVVLGTFYAAMASRSRAREVLLPLLLFPMLVPVLLAAMSASKALLNGDMMHEAGAWVKLLTAYDVIFLIATLLAFEYVIEV, from the coding sequence ATGGCATTCCGCGACGACGTGCGGCGCATTCGCGCCATCGCCTGGAAGGATCTGACCACGGAGCGACGCTCCAAGGCCGGGTTCAACAGCGTGGCCGCTCTCGGGGTCACGATTCTGGTGCTGTTCGGGTTCGCGCTGGGCCCCGACGCGCAGGCCCTGCGCGAAGCGGCGCCCGGCGCCCTCTGGCTGTCGGCGCTGTTCGCCGGCGTGCTGGCGTTCAATCGCTCGTACCAGGTGGAGCTCGAGAGCGGCGCGCTGGATCAGCTGCTGCAGTATCCGGGCTCGCGCTGGGTGATCTACGTGGGCAAGCTGGCCGCCAACTCCATCTTCGTGGGGTTGATGCTGGTGATCGTGGTCACGGCCGGCATCGCGCTGTTCCAGATCCGGATCCCGGCCGCCTGGCCGTCGCTGATCGGCGTGCTGGTGCTGGGCGCGGTGGGGCTGGTGGTGCTCGGCACGTTCTACGCCGCGATGGCGAGCCGGAGCCGGGCCCGCGAGGTGTTGCTGCCGCTGCTGCTATTCCCGATGCTCGTCCCGGTGCTGCTGGCCGCGATGTCGGCGTCCAAGGCACTCCTGAACGGTGACATGATGCACGAGGCGGGCGCGTGGGTGAAGCTGCTCACGGCGTACGACGTGATCTTCCTGATCGCCACTCTACTCGCGTTCGAATACGTGATCGAGGTCTGA